Proteins encoded within one genomic window of Rubritalea squalenifaciens DSM 18772:
- a CDS encoding FtsW/RodA/SpoVE family cell cycle protein, whose protein sequence is MFGLLIYGVYGIESAARHLSVGGEDIANRQRNWIFVGAAVYFVTALIDYRWIKYLAIPMYLVGLGLMGAALAVGNEVHQLNLGGLNFQPAQFMIVAGFIMLASMLQELPKWHPLLGLPIVKVAVIGIFSVVPFAMVAMMGDMGSALVWLPVVGVIMLVGGVPFRYLTFMVLIGLAAVPPLFFIVLPKQSERGTARIELYLDMLNNREVDISGDAYAPHYVSMAVGKAGWKGTGWNAGEDKGSLHAKRYIPWKTAHNDFIFAVLGEEQGFRGSLLLVTAFGVMLILCLFIGFYSRDLSGQVLVASVVALFFAHIFENIGMCILLTPITGIPLPLISYSGTFVVMCMFMLGLVQSVWVHRKIQTEVDEDEQVTLSKRGSKPVVGKIRGAERSNPNEGVQRGEAK, encoded by the coding sequence ATGTTCGGGCTGCTGATCTATGGTGTCTATGGCATTGAGAGTGCTGCTCGGCACCTTTCCGTGGGCGGCGAGGATATTGCCAATAGACAGCGTAACTGGATTTTTGTCGGGGCTGCTGTGTATTTTGTGACCGCATTGATCGACTATCGTTGGATAAAATATCTCGCGATACCTATGTATTTGGTGGGTTTAGGTCTGATGGGAGCTGCATTAGCTGTGGGGAATGAGGTTCACCAGCTGAATCTGGGGGGGCTTAATTTCCAGCCGGCCCAGTTTATGATCGTAGCCGGCTTTATCATGCTTGCCAGCATGCTTCAGGAGTTGCCGAAGTGGCACCCTTTGCTTGGACTCCCTATCGTGAAGGTAGCGGTGATCGGAATATTTTCAGTGGTTCCCTTTGCTATGGTGGCGATGATGGGTGATATGGGATCCGCGCTCGTATGGCTCCCCGTGGTGGGAGTGATCATGCTCGTGGGTGGGGTTCCTTTCAGGTATCTGACTTTCATGGTGTTGATCGGTCTGGCGGCTGTTCCTCCTTTGTTTTTTATCGTGCTGCCCAAGCAGAGTGAGCGTGGTACAGCGCGTATCGAGTTGTACCTGGACATGCTCAATAATCGTGAGGTGGATATCTCTGGTGATGCCTACGCTCCGCACTATGTCTCCATGGCGGTGGGCAAGGCTGGTTGGAAGGGTACGGGCTGGAATGCGGGAGAAGATAAAGGCTCACTGCACGCCAAGCGCTACATTCCTTGGAAGACAGCGCACAACGACTTTATTTTCGCCGTGCTCGGTGAGGAGCAGGGCTTTCGTGGAAGCCTGTTGCTAGTGACTGCCTTTGGGGTGATGCTGATTCTCTGTTTGTTTATCGGTTTTTATAGCCGGGATCTGAGTGGTCAGGTTTTGGTGGCCTCCGTGGTGGCTTTGTTTTTCGCGCACATCTTTGAGAACATCGGTATGTGCATTTTGCTGACACCAATCACAGGGATTCCGCTCCCGCTGATCTCCTACTCTGGAACCTTCGTGGTGATGTGTATGTTTATGCTGGGGCTTGTGCAGAGTGTCTGGGTGCACCGCAAGATTCAGACGGAGGTGGATGAAGATGAGCAGGTCACCTTGTCCAAGAGGGGGAGTAAGCCGGTAGTCGGTAAGATACGTGGGGCGGAGCGCAGCAACCCGAATGAGGGTGTGCAACGCGGTGAGGCGAAGTAG
- a CDS encoding pseudouridine synthase — MDRLDKFIATHSEATRSLAKMAIKAGRVLVNGEVVRDQGKKVSEQDEVEVNGVVITKSGDVYLALYKPVDVVCATKDEEFETVIDLVDGFTHKDLHIAGRLDKDTTGLVLLTSDGQWSHRVTSPKHACEKVYRFETADPIDEDYVEQFAKGIMLRGEDKATLPAKLKILGEREGLLTLTEGKYHQVKRMFGAMGNKVESLHRESVGGIGLRDLEPGEFYELSEDEISRF, encoded by the coding sequence ATGGATAGACTGGATAAATTTATCGCGACGCACTCTGAGGCGACGCGTTCACTGGCCAAAATGGCAATTAAGGCCGGACGGGTCTTGGTGAATGGTGAGGTTGTCAGAGATCAAGGCAAGAAGGTCTCTGAGCAAGATGAGGTGGAAGTAAATGGTGTGGTGATCACGAAGAGTGGCGATGTTTATCTCGCCCTCTATAAACCGGTGGATGTCGTTTGTGCGACCAAGGACGAGGAGTTTGAGACAGTGATCGATCTGGTGGATGGATTCACGCATAAGGATCTGCATATTGCCGGACGCTTGGACAAGGATACCACGGGATTGGTGCTGCTTACCAGTGACGGTCAATGGAGCCATCGCGTGACTTCTCCCAAGCATGCCTGCGAAAAGGTCTACCGCTTTGAGACGGCCGATCCTATTGATGAAGACTATGTGGAGCAGTTTGCCAAAGGTATCATGCTCCGAGGTGAAGATAAGGCGACTCTTCCAGCAAAGCTGAAAATACTCGGCGAGAGGGAGGGCTTACTCACATTGACTGAAGGCAAGTATCACCAGGTGAAGCGCATGTTCGGTGCGATGGGGAACAAGGTGGAGAGTTTACACCGTGAAAGCGTAGGCGGGATTGGACTCCGTGACTTGGAGCCAGGTGAGTTCTATGAACTCAGCGAGGACGAAATCTCCCGGTTCTAA
- the dtd gene encoding D-aminoacyl-tRNA deacylase, with protein MRVIIQRVSEASVTINQQVTASINRGFLILLGIEEADTPEDALWLAGKIGKMRIFADDADLMNLSLTDIDGEVLVVSQFTLHAATKKGNRPSFIRAARPEQAIPLYEEFLAAMTAQIGKPCQAGEFGADMKVALINDGPVTIFMDSKNRE; from the coding sequence ATGAGAGTCATCATTCAGCGCGTCTCTGAAGCCTCAGTCACTATCAACCAACAAGTCACCGCCTCCATCAACCGTGGATTTCTCATCCTCCTGGGAATCGAAGAAGCGGACACGCCAGAAGACGCTCTCTGGCTCGCCGGTAAAATCGGCAAAATGCGTATCTTTGCGGACGATGCCGACCTCATGAATCTCTCGCTGACTGACATTGATGGCGAAGTACTCGTGGTATCCCAGTTCACCCTCCATGCCGCCACCAAAAAAGGAAACCGCCCATCGTTCATCAGAGCGGCCCGCCCCGAACAGGCCATTCCACTCTATGAGGAATTCCTCGCGGCAATGACCGCCCAGATCGGCAAACCCTGCCAGGCTGGCGAGTTCGGTGCTGACATGAAAGTCGCCCTTATCAACGACGGCCCCGTGACCATCTTCATGGATTCCAAAAATCGCGAATAA
- a CDS encoding YqgE/AlgH family protein, protein MLRPPISIPLPKIVGNLLLADPALRDGIFNKSVVYMFEHDRERGSAGFILNHHTGRNVGDLVDAKELKPLKDIPVYYGGPVQDQQLHFVSFSWEGSKLVLDTEVSAEDAIILHHTGDSYLRAFVGHSAWSKGQLAGELDSESWFTAAPPRDLMDKTQDNSLWSYVLSHLSSYHQVVSLTPEDPFLN, encoded by the coding sequence ATGTTAAGACCACCCATCAGCATTCCTCTCCCTAAGATCGTTGGCAATCTCCTTCTGGCTGATCCAGCTCTGAGGGACGGCATTTTCAATAAGAGCGTGGTCTACATGTTTGAGCACGACAGAGAGAGAGGTTCAGCAGGCTTCATCCTGAACCACCACACAGGGCGCAACGTCGGAGATCTGGTGGACGCAAAGGAACTCAAGCCCCTCAAAGATATTCCCGTCTACTATGGCGGCCCGGTCCAGGACCAGCAACTCCACTTCGTCAGTTTCAGCTGGGAAGGCAGCAAACTCGTGCTCGATACAGAGGTCAGCGCCGAGGATGCCATCATCCTCCACCACACGGGCGACTCCTACCTGAGAGCCTTCGTAGGCCACTCAGCCTGGAGCAAAGGTCAACTGGCCGGCGAGCTGGATAGCGAGTCTTGGTTTACCGCTGCACCTCCAAGAGACCTCATGGATAAAACTCAGGACAATTCGCTCTGGAGTTACGTGCTCTCCCACCTATCTTCCTACCACCAAGTCGTCTCCCTCACACCAGAAGATCCTTTTCTTAATTAA
- a CDS encoding MATE family efflux transporter, whose protein sequence is MSESIPVSQEAKESAVPVTLGGRLAGLSLPRQIIALALWPLLQNMMGTLVSFADRIIAGRMFVGEELVAAMDTMGLAMYVGWLMMIMQGAIATGAQALAARGFGAGDQELVEKATGQSMVLGTLSGCVSGLLLWLFRGQLISMFGLTEIAAHYANQYITWISLAAPLSGILFVCNACQRAGGDTLTPFYAMVVVNIVNVAMSVGLMLYVLPAEQYGVSGLALGTVGGWLAGALVVLYTLRPAAEGKAVVVIRRENLRWESKTIKRVVKVGIPQFVEIIGMWAIHAYGVRVVAGLETEGMVGAHGMVVQIESLSFMPGFALGMAASTLAGQYLGAQSKELARHAVRVCWGLAVLTMGLAGICLILFAEPLVALMSPGGGAQAEAAVRVLRIIGFVQPFFATAMVMKISMRGVGATKTVMAGSFSVMICIRIGVLTYAAQHWNPDLTMVWMIMSADLVVQAIVFVILHFRGKWLDTEV, encoded by the coding sequence ATGAGTGAATCGATACCAGTGAGTCAGGAGGCTAAAGAGTCGGCAGTGCCGGTTACTTTAGGCGGAAGACTTGCTGGGCTTTCCTTGCCCCGGCAGATCATCGCTTTGGCTCTTTGGCCCTTGCTTCAGAACATGATGGGGACTCTGGTAAGCTTTGCTGACCGTATTATTGCGGGCCGCATGTTTGTAGGAGAAGAGCTGGTGGCCGCCATGGATACCATGGGCTTGGCCATGTATGTAGGCTGGCTGATGATGATCATGCAGGGGGCGATCGCTACTGGAGCCCAAGCCTTGGCTGCTAGAGGTTTTGGGGCCGGTGATCAAGAACTGGTGGAAAAGGCCACAGGGCAGTCAATGGTGCTGGGCACTTTGTCTGGTTGTGTGAGTGGTCTTCTCTTGTGGTTGTTCAGGGGGCAGCTGATCTCCATGTTTGGACTCACGGAAATCGCGGCTCATTATGCGAACCAGTACATTACCTGGATTTCTCTGGCGGCCCCATTGAGTGGAATTTTATTTGTGTGTAATGCCTGCCAGAGAGCTGGAGGTGACACGCTTACCCCGTTTTACGCCATGGTGGTGGTGAATATCGTGAATGTCGCCATGAGTGTCGGGCTCATGCTCTATGTGCTCCCTGCGGAGCAATATGGAGTCAGTGGCCTGGCGCTGGGAACTGTCGGTGGCTGGCTGGCTGGAGCCCTCGTGGTGCTTTACACATTACGCCCTGCGGCTGAGGGCAAGGCTGTCGTAGTTATCCGGCGTGAAAATCTGCGATGGGAGAGCAAGACTATCAAGCGGGTGGTGAAAGTGGGCATTCCCCAGTTCGTGGAAATCATCGGGATGTGGGCGATCCATGCCTATGGTGTCCGAGTGGTGGCAGGTCTTGAGACGGAAGGTATGGTGGGAGCGCACGGCATGGTTGTGCAGATAGAAAGTTTGAGCTTCATGCCGGGATTTGCACTTGGTATGGCGGCCTCTACGCTGGCTGGTCAGTACTTGGGAGCCCAGAGCAAGGAATTGGCCAGGCATGCGGTACGTGTCTGCTGGGGGCTTGCGGTCTTGACCATGGGGCTGGCGGGTATTTGCCTGATATTGTTTGCTGAGCCTTTGGTGGCACTGATGAGTCCTGGCGGTGGTGCTCAGGCTGAAGCTGCGGTTCGAGTACTCAGAATTATTGGATTCGTGCAGCCATTCTTTGCTACGGCCATGGTGATGAAGATTTCCATGCGCGGAGTAGGGGCTACGAAGACCGTGATGGCTGGCTCGTTCAGCGTGATGATCTGTATTCGGATCGGTGTCTTGACCTATGCTGCACAGCATTGGAATCCGGATTTGACCATGGTGTGGATGATCATGTCTGCCGATCTGGTCGTGCAAGCGATTGTCTTCGTGATCCTGCATTTCCGTGGTAAATGGCTGGATACTGAAGTCTAG
- a CDS encoding MalY/PatB family protein has protein sequence MNFDTIISRRGTGSIKWDRRPELDPYWVADMDFASADVILDAIRKRVDHGILGYAQAHEGVVEAVIQYFSSRHNYTLSADHLIHLGGLVPALSLAARAFTQPGDALLTCTPVYYPFLGVGHDAKIDTIAVPHIEQDGKWTFDFEGMEKAVTENTEVFLLCNPQNPLGRNFTKEEIIKVAEFCKHHDLLLVSDEIHCDLVLNEDEQPFFSAVHLPEELREKLIVLQSPSKTYNIAGMGYAVAVIENDTIRRKFLAARGHTLPEINCLSFYAAEAAYKHGEPWRQELLAYLRKNRDTLTDFVTNDLEGVSVPFNEATYLALLDCRPLGLENPAHFLEKEAGLFLSDGAPFGAPGHVRFNYGCPHSRVQEGLEKIQQAFSKIKVTA, from the coding sequence ATGAACTTCGACACCATCATTTCTCGTCGCGGCACTGGTAGCATCAAGTGGGACAGACGTCCTGAACTGGATCCCTATTGGGTGGCCGATATGGATTTTGCATCCGCAGACGTCATTTTGGATGCCATTCGCAAGCGCGTGGACCACGGCATTCTTGGCTATGCGCAAGCGCATGAAGGAGTCGTCGAAGCAGTGATCCAATACTTCTCTAGCAGGCACAACTACACCCTCTCAGCCGATCACCTTATCCATCTAGGAGGTCTCGTACCCGCCCTCTCACTGGCTGCGCGAGCATTCACCCAGCCAGGTGATGCCCTACTCACCTGCACCCCGGTCTACTACCCCTTCCTCGGTGTGGGCCACGATGCCAAAATCGACACCATCGCCGTTCCACACATTGAACAAGACGGCAAGTGGACATTCGACTTCGAAGGCATGGAGAAAGCAGTCACTGAAAACACCGAAGTCTTTCTGCTTTGCAACCCTCAGAATCCGCTCGGGCGCAACTTCACCAAAGAGGAAATCATCAAGGTCGCAGAGTTCTGCAAGCACCATGATCTTCTCCTCGTCTCCGATGAGATTCACTGTGATCTCGTTCTGAACGAAGACGAGCAGCCATTCTTCTCTGCCGTCCACCTGCCGGAAGAGCTGCGAGAGAAACTCATTGTCCTTCAGTCCCCATCCAAGACCTACAACATTGCAGGCATGGGCTACGCAGTCGCCGTCATTGAGAACGACACGATCCGCCGCAAGTTCCTGGCGGCGAGAGGACATACTCTCCCGGAAATCAATTGCTTATCCTTCTATGCCGCTGAGGCCGCCTACAAGCACGGCGAACCATGGCGCCAAGAGCTGCTCGCCTACCTGCGCAAGAACCGCGACACTCTGACCGACTTCGTCACCAATGACCTTGAAGGAGTCAGCGTACCATTCAACGAGGCCACTTATCTGGCCCTGCTCGACTGCCGACCACTCGGCCTCGAAAACCCGGCTCACTTCCTGGAGAAAGAGGCGGGACTCTTCCTCTCTGACGGCGCTCCATTTGGGGCTCCTGGACACGTGCGATTCAACTATGGCTGTCCTCACTCACGCGTCCAAGAAGGACTGGAAAAAATCCAGCAGGCATTTTCTAAAATCAAGGTTACAGCCTAG
- the ald gene encoding alanine dehydrogenase → MNIGIPTEIKNQEHRVAMIPASVGDLVRRGHTVFVQKGAGEGSSYTDDQYEANGATLVDTAKDVFENASLIVKVKEPQPSEVAMLNESHTLFTYLHLAADKTLTETLTASGCTGIAYETVEVNGRLPLLEPMSEIAGRMSSIVGAYHLAKHNGGRGVLLGGVPGVLPGRVVVIGGGTAGVNAARVAQGIGADVTILEVDFDRMRFLDITMEGARTVYSSEANLAELLPRVDLVIGAVLVPGAAAPKLINRKMLKLMPEGSVFVDIAVDQGGCSETTRATTHENPTYFEEGVLHYCVANMPGAYARTATQALNNVTHRWTTLIAEQGVKKAAEMHPALIGGINCMQGKVTCQPVASAHGMEYTSAKAVLGID, encoded by the coding sequence ATGAATATCGGTATTCCAACTGAAATTAAAAACCAGGAGCACCGCGTAGCCATGATCCCAGCCTCTGTTGGCGATCTTGTGCGCCGTGGACACACCGTTTTCGTCCAAAAGGGCGCAGGTGAAGGCTCCAGCTACACTGACGATCAGTATGAGGCCAATGGTGCAACCCTCGTAGACACCGCCAAGGATGTTTTCGAGAACGCGAGTCTCATCGTGAAAGTCAAGGAACCTCAGCCATCTGAGGTAGCCATGCTCAACGAGAGCCACACTCTTTTCACTTACCTTCACCTTGCAGCAGACAAGACACTCACTGAGACACTCACAGCCTCTGGCTGCACTGGCATTGCCTACGAGACAGTGGAAGTCAACGGACGTCTCCCACTGCTCGAGCCGATGTCCGAAATCGCAGGCCGCATGTCCTCCATCGTTGGCGCCTATCATCTAGCCAAGCACAATGGCGGCCGTGGGGTCCTTCTCGGCGGCGTTCCCGGCGTTCTTCCTGGGCGCGTAGTTGTGATCGGCGGGGGTACCGCTGGTGTCAATGCAGCCCGAGTCGCCCAAGGTATTGGCGCAGATGTAACCATCCTTGAGGTGGACTTTGACCGCATGCGTTTCCTCGACATCACCATGGAAGGTGCTCGCACCGTCTACTCCAGTGAAGCCAACCTTGCAGAACTGCTTCCTCGTGTTGACCTGGTCATTGGTGCCGTTCTGGTTCCAGGCGCTGCCGCACCAAAACTCATCAACCGTAAGATGCTCAAGCTGATGCCAGAAGGCTCCGTCTTCGTGGATATCGCTGTGGACCAAGGCGGCTGCTCAGAAACCACACGCGCCACCACACACGAGAACCCAACTTACTTCGAAGAAGGCGTACTTCACTACTGTGTGGCCAACATGCCTGGCGCTTATGCACGTACTGCCACTCAGGCCCTCAATAACGTGACTCACCGCTGGACGACTCTGATCGCCGAGCAAGGCGTAAAGAAAGCCGCAGAGATGCACCCAGCACTCATCGGCGGCATCAACTGCATGCAGGGCAAAGTCACTTGCCAGCCAGTTGCTTCCGCACACGGCATGGAATACACTTCTGCCAAAGCAGTCCTCGGCATCGACTAA
- the secD gene encoding protein translocase subunit SecD → MINSLAAGTGSDTTMVLFSGVSLLILLFWYLATEKEKVKRNVGTVIVTAITVLSLFAIISPKNLYLVATGEKTFKEANNLQAGIEIVGGTSFIIEVKENKVFNEETGQEETVEITPEAMDTAKTILENRLNESGTLDAPVTIQGNRIEIQIPKISTAEADRLKELLTTTAKLTLHKRHDQHNPILAKQVFDKEEIVPGARAFPYTQKDPKTGEEFTTYVLVERRAALGGKDIARATPNYATNTEVQITLTSEGTTKMEDFTSSLQRGQDHIVSILDGQVMNDAVLNADILSKVFVISGLDNLEECERLAKALANPMENEIEVIDERSVSATLGEATVKQGINAGIAGLLITILFVILYYRYSGIIALVGLVMNIIVLFGAMALFGASFTLPGIAGIILTIGVAVDANVLIYERLREELAKGKSVRAAISAAYDKAFSAIFDANITTLLTALILFWKATGSVKGFAVTLTIGILGTLIAALLCTRVLFWWSSDTGALKKVKFLNLIPERYIDFLGKRKIAFSLSAVLIVGGIGSLALKGKEDLGIDFVGGEITRFEVPEGVTITQTEVDAIINNVETEKNVSSQIETVTGQGSNIAIKSSREDSEIVKQAIRANLPGFDEEVQIEDKNSGKMVEDYKIPSSTTSVSPTLGGEFLANAIWALAFGIFAVLIYITLRFEFSFAVGAFLALVHDILISLGILVIFKQELSLIHVGAFLTIAGYSINDTIVVFDRIREDLQTKRGEIRDVMNNAISATLSRTIITSMTTFMAVLVLFIFGGSSLKAFSLAIMLGVIVGTYSSIFIASPIVYIFSKIRGINLRRELLDANLEAEVNPAGRK, encoded by the coding sequence ATGATCAATTCATTAGCAGCAGGCACAGGCAGCGACACCACGATGGTCCTCTTCTCAGGGGTCTCTCTACTCATCCTCCTGTTCTGGTACCTCGCCACGGAAAAAGAAAAGGTGAAGCGTAACGTCGGCACCGTCATCGTTACCGCCATCACCGTTCTCTCCCTCTTCGCCATCATTTCTCCGAAGAACCTCTATCTGGTAGCCACCGGAGAGAAGACCTTCAAAGAAGCCAACAACCTCCAGGCCGGTATTGAAATCGTCGGCGGTACATCCTTCATCATCGAAGTGAAGGAAAACAAGGTTTTCAACGAAGAAACTGGACAGGAAGAGACCGTAGAAATCACTCCGGAGGCGATGGATACTGCCAAGACTATCTTGGAAAACCGCCTCAACGAAAGTGGTACTCTCGATGCTCCGGTAACCATCCAGGGTAACCGCATCGAGATCCAGATCCCGAAAATTTCCACCGCAGAAGCAGACCGTCTCAAGGAACTCCTGACAACTACTGCCAAGCTCACTCTCCACAAGCGCCACGACCAGCACAATCCAATCCTTGCTAAGCAGGTTTTCGACAAGGAAGAGATTGTCCCAGGTGCCCGCGCCTTCCCATACACCCAGAAGGACCCTAAGACTGGAGAAGAATTCACCACCTACGTTCTAGTTGAGCGCCGTGCGGCTCTCGGAGGTAAGGACATCGCCCGCGCGACTCCGAACTACGCCACCAATACTGAGGTACAAATCACTCTCACCAGTGAAGGTACTACAAAGATGGAGGACTTCACTAGTTCTCTCCAGCGTGGACAAGACCACATCGTCTCCATTCTTGACGGCCAAGTCATGAACGACGCCGTCCTCAATGCGGATATCCTCTCCAAAGTTTTCGTCATCAGCGGCCTCGACAACCTCGAGGAGTGTGAGCGCCTTGCCAAGGCTCTAGCCAACCCAATGGAGAACGAGATTGAAGTCATCGACGAGCGCTCCGTTTCCGCCACACTCGGTGAAGCAACCGTCAAGCAGGGTATCAATGCTGGTATTGCTGGCCTCCTGATCACCATCCTCTTCGTCATCCTTTACTACCGCTACTCAGGCATCATCGCCCTGGTCGGTCTTGTGATGAACATCATCGTCCTCTTCGGCGCCATGGCACTCTTCGGAGCCTCTTTCACACTGCCAGGTATTGCAGGTATCATCCTGACTATCGGTGTGGCTGTGGATGCTAACGTTCTGATCTACGAGCGCCTCCGTGAGGAACTCGCCAAAGGCAAGTCCGTACGTGCCGCTATCTCAGCCGCCTACGACAAAGCCTTCTCCGCAATCTTTGATGCGAACATCACTACGCTCCTCACCGCTCTGATCCTCTTCTGGAAAGCCACCGGCTCCGTGAAGGGCTTTGCTGTGACTCTCACCATCGGTATTCTCGGCACCCTGATTGCCGCCCTCCTCTGCACCAGAGTTCTCTTCTGGTGGAGTTCAGACACAGGAGCACTCAAGAAGGTCAAGTTCCTGAACTTGATCCCTGAGCGCTATATTGACTTCCTTGGCAAGCGTAAGATCGCCTTTTCCCTCTCAGCCGTCCTCATCGTCGGCGGCATCGGCTCCCTCGCCCTCAAGGGCAAGGAAGACCTCGGCATCGACTTCGTAGGTGGTGAGATCACCCGATTCGAGGTACCAGAGGGCGTCACCATCACTCAAACCGAAGTGGACGCTATCATCAATAACGTCGAAACTGAAAAGAACGTCTCATCCCAAATCGAGACGGTTACTGGCCAAGGCTCCAATATCGCGATCAAATCCAGCCGTGAGGATTCCGAGATCGTTAAGCAAGCTATCCGTGCCAACCTTCCTGGTTTCGACGAGGAGGTTCAGATCGAGGACAAGAACTCCGGTAAAATGGTCGAGGATTACAAGATTCCTTCCAGTACAACGAGTGTCTCCCCGACTCTCGGTGGTGAGTTCCTCGCCAACGCGATCTGGGCACTGGCATTCGGTATTTTTGCCGTCCTGATCTACATCACCCTCCGCTTCGAGTTCTCCTTCGCGGTCGGTGCCTTCCTCGCACTGGTCCACGATATTCTGATCTCGCTTGGTATCCTAGTCATCTTCAAGCAGGAGCTCTCCCTCATTCACGTGGGCGCCTTCCTGACCATCGCCGGTTACTCCATTAACGACACCATCGTGGTATTCGACCGTATCCGTGAAGACCTCCAGACCAAGCGCGGCGAGATCCGCGACGTGATGAACAATGCCATCAGCGCCACCCTATCACGTACGATCATCACCTCCATGACCACATTCATGGCTGTACTCGTGCTCTTCATCTTCGGTGGATCTTCGCTGAAAGCCTTCTCCTTGGCCATTATGCTCGGTGTGATCGTGGGTACTTACTCATCCATCTTCATCGCCTCTCCGATCGTTTACATCTTCTCCAAGATCCGCGGCATCAACCTCCGCCGCGAGCTTCTGGATGCCAACCTCGAAGCCGAGGTGAATCCTGCTGGCAGGAAGTAA
- a CDS encoding SecDF P1 head subdomain-containing protein, with product MMKRFAILAALTLSAFSLHAEEKKEEKPSSYIFVLEVLVNKVFNKETKQEEVVPITPLKMDDTVNSLKKRLKDNGTFDASITVKGNRIEIQIPKPISPDEAKHLKALFTTSAILTLHKRDPRHNPVLAEKVFKGEEIVPGARAYEYPQTDPKTGKAIESSYVLVKRRAAISAKDIKHANPNYATGTEVQITLTDDGTKKMETFTKSLKQGEDHIVCIFDGKVMIDAVLNAEKLSKIFVISGLDSLEECEQFSRALRNSLPNKIDIIEFKSVTQ from the coding sequence ATGATGAAACGTTTTGCCATCTTAGCAGCACTCACACTCTCCGCCTTCTCCCTTCATGCAGAAGAGAAAAAAGAGGAGAAGCCCTCCTCATACATCTTCGTTCTAGAAGTCTTGGTGAACAAAGTTTTCAACAAGGAAACCAAGCAGGAGGAAGTTGTCCCAATCACACCTCTGAAGATGGATGATACTGTAAACTCCCTCAAGAAACGCTTAAAAGACAATGGCACCTTTGATGCCTCCATCACCGTAAAAGGAAACCGCATCGAAATTCAAATACCTAAACCAATTTCCCCAGACGAAGCCAAGCACCTTAAAGCACTCTTCACCACCTCTGCTATTCTCACACTCCACAAACGCGATCCTAGGCATAATCCTGTACTTGCCGAGAAAGTCTTCAAAGGTGAAGAAATCGTCCCAGGCGCGCGCGCCTACGAGTATCCACAGACAGATCCCAAGACAGGTAAGGCCATCGAGTCCAGCTATGTTCTAGTAAAGCGTCGAGCAGCTATCAGCGCTAAAGATATCAAGCACGCCAATCCGAACTACGCTACCGGGACTGAAGTTCAAATCACACTCACTGATGATGGCACCAAAAAGATGGAGACCTTCACTAAATCCCTCAAACAGGGCGAGGATCACATTGTCTGTATTTTCGATGGGAAAGTCATGATTGACGCAGTCCTGAACGCAGAGAAATTATCCAAAATATTTGTCATCAGCGGATTAGATAGCCTCGAAGAATGTGAGCAATTCAGCAGAGCCTTACGCAACTCCCTCCCAAACAAGATAGACATCATTGAATTTAAGAGCGTTACCCAATAA